Proteins found in one Legionella pneumophila subsp. pascullei genomic segment:
- the fabZ gene encoding 3-hydroxyacyl-ACP dehydratase FabZ: MNESIDINQIFTLLPHRYPFILVDRVIDYKVMEYLIAIKNVTINENFFTGHFPGNPIMPGVLMLEALAQACGILANLSRQPKEGYEFLHYFAGIDNARFKQVVTPGDQLRLEVRLAGQKRDFWRMHGEAYIGDKLACSADLLSAAKEIKK, translated from the coding sequence ATGAACGAATCGATAGATATAAATCAAATTTTTACTTTGTTACCGCACCGCTATCCATTTATTCTGGTTGATAGAGTGATAGATTACAAAGTAATGGAATATTTGATTGCAATTAAGAATGTGACTATTAATGAGAACTTCTTTACCGGGCATTTTCCAGGAAATCCTATTATGCCTGGAGTACTAATGCTTGAGGCTTTAGCTCAAGCTTGTGGCATTTTAGCTAATTTGTCTCGCCAACCCAAAGAAGGGTACGAGTTTCTGCATTATTTTGCCGGTATTGACAATGCTCGATTCAAGCAAGTAGTGACTCCTGGTGATCAATTGCGATTAGAGGTGAGACTGGCTGGACAAAAAAGAGATTTTTGGCGTATGCACGGAGAAGCTTATATTGGAGACAAATTGGCTTGTTCCGCAGACTTATTAAGCGCAGCAAAGGAAATTAAAAAGTGA
- the lpxA gene encoding acyl-ACP--UDP-N-acetylglucosamine O-acyltransferase — protein sequence MIDERAMIHPSAKLASGVSIGPGTVIGADVEIGENTWIGPHVVIEGPTVIGKNNKIFQFASVGDEPQDITYKGEPTRLEIGDNNVIREYCMISRGTVKGGGVTRIGNSNYLMAYSHIGHDCMVGNHIIMVNYAALSGHVTINDYAIIGPYAAVHQFCQVGAYAFIARATYVTKDVLPYVMIAGHTTSACGINTVGLRRRGFSSAAIDCLRRAYKIIFRKGLTVQQAVSELELIQNECPEIIPMIDALNQSTRGIVR from the coding sequence GTGATAGATGAAAGAGCAATGATTCACCCATCGGCGAAGCTGGCAAGCGGAGTGTCAATAGGCCCTGGGACAGTGATAGGCGCTGATGTTGAGATTGGTGAAAATACTTGGATAGGGCCTCATGTGGTAATTGAAGGACCTACTGTAATTGGTAAAAACAATAAGATCTTTCAATTTGCCTCCGTAGGAGATGAGCCGCAAGATATCACTTACAAGGGCGAGCCAACTCGCCTTGAAATTGGTGATAATAATGTAATCAGAGAATATTGCATGATTAGCCGTGGAACGGTAAAAGGTGGGGGAGTTACTCGCATTGGTAATAGTAATTATTTAATGGCTTATTCACATATTGGCCATGATTGTATGGTCGGTAATCACATCATTATGGTGAATTATGCTGCCTTGTCAGGTCATGTCACAATTAATGATTACGCAATTATCGGTCCTTATGCTGCAGTTCACCAATTTTGTCAGGTGGGAGCCTACGCATTTATAGCCCGAGCTACTTATGTCACTAAAGATGTATTACCCTATGTCATGATTGCAGGTCATACTACCTCTGCTTGTGGAATCAATACGGTTGGTTTAAGAAGGCGAGGTTTTTCTTCTGCAGCGATTGATTGTTTGCGCCGTGCATATAAAATTATCTTCCGAAAAGGATTAACAGTTCAACAGGCAGTTTCAGAATTAGAGCTGATTCAAAATGAGTGTCCTGAAATTATCCCCATGATTGATGCTTTGAATCAATCAACAAGAGGCATTGTGAGGTAA
- the crcB gene encoding fluoride efflux transporter CrcB — protein sequence MVVAPYLAVAIGGSLGAISRYLVTIMAQNMWGIKFPYGTLLVNTVGSFLAGFFLIVLAGRFSAEESFRLFLFTGFLGAFTTFSSFAAESLFMFEQGYWFKLITNILVNNVGSLFMVFIGTLVAKYVLLGHQDPI from the coding sequence ATGGTTGTTGCTCCCTATTTGGCTGTAGCTATCGGAGGTTCCTTAGGTGCAATTTCACGTTATTTAGTTACAATAATGGCGCAAAATATGTGGGGAATAAAATTTCCTTATGGTACTCTTTTAGTGAACACAGTAGGCTCTTTTCTAGCTGGCTTTTTTCTTATTGTATTAGCAGGTCGTTTTAGCGCCGAGGAGTCATTTCGTTTATTCCTTTTTACAGGATTTTTAGGAGCTTTTACTACCTTTTCAAGTTTTGCTGCAGAATCTTTATTTATGTTTGAGCAAGGTTATTGGTTTAAATTAATTACCAATATACTGGTTAATAATGTTGGCTCATTATTCATGGTCTTCATTGGAACATTAGTTGCCAAATATGTATTATTAGGACATCAGGATCCCATTTAA
- the serS gene encoding serine--tRNA ligase has product MLDNQLLRENPQYVATQLLKRGFQFDAVTFSQLEEKRKALQVSTQSLQNERNLRSKAIGEAKSRGENIEPMREEVNKIGAKLEQQKTELDEVLKQIEVITLSLPNIPHESVPIGKDELDNQEIRRWGEVPAFSFPVKSHDELGEALGQMDFALAAKITGSRFVVMKGYLARLHRALIQFMLDIHIQQHGYQEIYVPYIVNADSLLGTGQLPKFEADLFKLTGDNGYYLTSTSEIPVTNTVRDMILSAEQLPIRYVCHSPCFRSEAGSYGKDTKGMIRQHQFEKVELVWITKPENSYDALEKLTQHAEVILQRLNLPYRVVALCTGDIGAGSAKTYDLEVWLPSQNTYREISSCSNMEAFQARRMKARFRNPETNEIELVHTLNGSGLAVGRTLVAIMENYQDEHGNIHIPDALKPYLGGIDIITVK; this is encoded by the coding sequence ATGTTAGATAATCAATTACTTCGAGAAAATCCTCAATATGTAGCAACCCAATTGCTGAAAAGAGGATTTCAATTTGATGCTGTCACTTTCAGTCAGTTGGAAGAAAAGCGTAAGGCTTTGCAAGTAAGTACGCAATCATTACAGAACGAACGAAATTTGCGTTCGAAAGCAATCGGCGAAGCAAAATCTCGAGGTGAAAACATAGAGCCTATGCGCGAAGAAGTAAATAAAATTGGCGCCAAATTAGAGCAACAAAAGACAGAGCTGGATGAGGTTCTTAAGCAAATTGAGGTAATTACTCTGTCATTACCTAATATTCCTCATGAATCAGTACCTATTGGTAAAGATGAATTGGACAATCAGGAAATCAGAAGATGGGGGGAAGTACCTGCCTTTTCTTTCCCTGTAAAGTCACATGATGAATTGGGTGAAGCGCTGGGGCAAATGGATTTTGCACTCGCAGCAAAAATTACTGGCAGTCGTTTTGTGGTAATGAAAGGATATCTGGCACGATTACACCGAGCCTTAATTCAATTCATGCTGGATATACATATACAACAGCATGGTTACCAGGAAATATATGTACCTTATATCGTTAATGCGGATAGCCTATTAGGGACGGGGCAATTACCAAAGTTTGAGGCCGATTTATTTAAATTAACGGGAGATAATGGTTACTACTTGACGTCTACCTCAGAAATTCCAGTGACGAATACTGTGCGTGACATGATATTGTCTGCTGAGCAATTACCTATTCGTTATGTTTGCCATTCTCCATGCTTTCGTAGTGAGGCTGGTTCTTATGGTAAGGACACAAAGGGGATGATTAGACAGCACCAATTTGAGAAAGTCGAGTTGGTTTGGATTACCAAACCTGAAAATTCTTATGATGCTTTAGAGAAACTGACTCAGCATGCTGAAGTTATTTTACAGCGTTTGAACTTGCCTTACCGAGTGGTCGCTTTGTGCACCGGTGATATCGGTGCAGGCTCAGCAAAAACATATGATCTTGAGGTTTGGTTGCCTAGTCAGAATACTTATCGAGAAATATCTTCTTGTTCCAATATGGAAGCATTTCAGGCACGCCGAATGAAAGCCCGTTTCCGAAATCCCGAGACCAATGAGATTGAATTAGTACACACTCTAAATGGATCAGGCTTAGCCGTTGGAAGAACTTTAGTTGCCATTATGGAGAATTATCAAGACGAGCATGGAAACATTCATATACCGGATGCTCTGAAGCCTTATTTGGGTGGTATTGATATTATCACTGTGAAATAG
- a CDS encoding GNAT family N-acetyltransferase codes for MSEVIIREIKSKDKEIFLCAMQSSQALHHPWVKVPVTPDEFDEYFSRYQKPNQKSYLLFSANNLVGVFNISEIVRGYFQNAYLGFYAVEAYAGKGYMSKGLKLILTKAFKEMGLHRLEANIQPENSRSIWLVKKNGFRYEGFSPRYLRVNDVWQGHEHWVMTYEDFIKDNNDVLETDHIDIVAYNTEWPLLAKIEMTKLRASFPANSILDIQHVGSTAIPGMASKPIIDIQLAARSLGEMKIIAVPILQKLGYEYWEDNPDPERMFFVKGMPPYGNKRTHHVHIVETSSRHWKGKILFRDYLLSHSEAAEKYQQLKIKLAQEHKFDREKYTDAKSEFINQILKLAQN; via the coding sequence ATGAGCGAAGTAATTATTCGTGAGATAAAGTCCAAAGATAAAGAGATATTTCTTTGCGCCATGCAAAGTAGTCAAGCATTACATCATCCATGGGTTAAGGTGCCTGTAACACCTGATGAGTTTGATGAGTATTTTTCTCGCTATCAAAAACCAAACCAAAAAAGTTATCTGCTTTTTTCTGCCAATAACTTAGTGGGAGTCTTTAATATCAGTGAAATAGTACGTGGATACTTTCAAAATGCGTATTTGGGCTTTTATGCTGTTGAGGCTTATGCGGGTAAAGGATACATGAGTAAGGGGTTGAAATTAATATTAACCAAGGCTTTTAAGGAAATGGGGTTGCATCGGTTAGAAGCGAATATACAACCTGAAAATAGCCGTTCAATCTGGCTTGTGAAGAAAAATGGTTTTCGCTATGAAGGATTTTCACCACGTTATTTGAGGGTGAATGATGTGTGGCAAGGTCATGAGCATTGGGTCATGACTTATGAAGATTTTATCAAGGATAATAATGATGTGCTTGAAACAGATCATATCGATATTGTTGCCTACAATACCGAGTGGCCACTGCTAGCTAAAATAGAAATGACGAAATTACGCGCTTCATTTCCCGCAAATAGTATTCTTGATATCCAGCATGTAGGTAGTACAGCAATACCAGGCATGGCATCAAAACCCATTATTGATATTCAGCTTGCAGCTAGGTCGTTGGGGGAAATGAAGATTATTGCTGTGCCGATATTACAGAAATTAGGTTATGAATATTGGGAAGATAATCCGGACCCTGAACGCATGTTTTTTGTAAAAGGCATGCCTCCATATGGTAATAAACGAACACACCATGTTCATATAGTCGAAACATCATCCAGGCATTGGAAAGGAAAGATACTGTTTAGAGACTATTTGCTCTCTCATTCGGAAGCAGCAGAAAAATATCAGCAGCTAAAAATCAAATTGGCTCAGGAACACAAGTTTGATAGGGAGAAATACACTGATGCAAAGAGTGAATTTATCAACCAAATTTTAAAATTAGCTCAAAATTAA
- a CDS encoding phytanoyl-CoA dioxygenase family protein encodes MENLLNEKKLTIFTSNEVRGNLNRVLNYYEQNGVIGLNGYLNQVDRINLLNELEAMQSDAEQDIARHWDNKMIHFYSKDPMKPESEDREYVTEPYFQASSNKAHVFYELIDNVRVVNRIGHGMHLIDKYPMMQRVVHDSPILLDLLKGIGFKKPICHLSVYIPKYPNGTGSEVRPHQESTFAYTKPQTVVVLWIALEDALIENACMYGILGSNHWPLKWLSKVDRETKTRHFEQVHQLHIPDFITEREFYTALEVKAGDALLFHGSFVHCSPMNTSKNSRKALSLQFIETYEVDYPETNWLYPPNKVYLY; translated from the coding sequence ATGGAAAATTTATTGAATGAAAAAAAATTAACAATTTTTACGTCTAATGAAGTCCGGGGTAATTTGAACCGGGTTTTGAATTACTATGAACAAAATGGAGTTATTGGACTTAATGGATATCTAAATCAAGTAGACAGAATAAATTTGCTTAATGAACTTGAAGCAATGCAAAGCGATGCTGAGCAGGACATTGCTAGGCATTGGGATAATAAAATGATTCATTTTTATTCCAAAGATCCCATGAAACCTGAGTCAGAGGATAGAGAGTATGTCACAGAACCTTATTTTCAAGCCTCAAGTAATAAGGCACATGTCTTTTATGAATTGATTGATAATGTGCGGGTAGTTAACCGAATTGGCCATGGCATGCATCTCATTGACAAGTATCCGATGATGCAGCGAGTAGTTCATGATAGTCCTATACTTCTAGATTTGCTAAAAGGGATTGGATTTAAAAAGCCAATTTGCCATCTCAGTGTCTATATTCCCAAATATCCTAATGGAACGGGCAGTGAGGTAAGGCCTCATCAGGAGTCAACATTTGCTTATACTAAGCCACAAACTGTAGTTGTTTTGTGGATTGCTCTGGAAGACGCGTTAATTGAAAATGCTTGTATGTATGGAATTTTAGGAAGCAATCACTGGCCATTGAAATGGCTATCAAAAGTGGATCGTGAGACAAAAACGCGTCACTTTGAGCAAGTTCATCAGTTACATATTCCTGATTTTATTACAGAGCGTGAATTTTATACCGCCCTGGAGGTTAAGGCTGGAGACGCTTTGTTATTTCACGGTAGTTTTGTGCACTGCAGTCCAATGAATACGTCTAAAAATTCAAGAAAAGCGTTGTCCTTACAGTTTATTGAAACGTATGAAGTCGATTATCCAGAAACTAATTGGTTGTACCCTCCTAACAAGGTGTATTTATATTAA
- a CDS encoding class I SAM-dependent methyltransferase, translating into MSMYDKSQFFKTYFSNASEKSILVELLEKRFHPPSNGLNILDLGCHDGALMKKIVNAYAERLPEKLVITGVDPSLQAIKEYAKADFPTPVQTNTFAGTAEDYFDSCSNHFDWIIASQCLYWSPDLPKIVKQIHEAGDSSLIVIRGCHGIYEIQLQFRHYIGNHLEKFYTDKDVEMALRSQNMLFQKESLSTTIRLPDKDSIEFKWLILFFLQMEEESLGNKIFSDVQDWITSRTSVSIHHEVHFFWLGNAILTEDCHTNLPVQLKKIS; encoded by the coding sequence ATGTCTATGTATGATAAGAGCCAGTTTTTTAAAACCTATTTTTCTAATGCAAGCGAGAAGTCAATCCTGGTAGAGTTGTTGGAAAAACGATTTCATCCGCCTTCTAATGGCTTGAATATATTGGATTTGGGTTGCCATGATGGTGCATTAATGAAAAAAATAGTGAATGCTTATGCAGAGCGTTTACCGGAAAAGTTAGTTATCACAGGAGTGGATCCTAGTTTGCAAGCAATTAAAGAATATGCAAAAGCTGATTTTCCAACTCCAGTCCAAACGAATACCTTTGCTGGAACTGCAGAGGATTATTTTGATAGTTGCTCTAACCATTTTGATTGGATTATTGCATCGCAATGTTTGTATTGGTCTCCTGATTTACCAAAAATAGTTAAGCAGATTCATGAAGCGGGAGATTCCTCTTTAATTGTTATCAGAGGATGTCATGGAATTTACGAAATTCAATTGCAATTCAGGCATTATATTGGGAATCATTTGGAGAAGTTTTATACTGATAAAGATGTTGAGATGGCCTTAAGGTCCCAAAACATGTTATTTCAGAAAGAATCGCTGAGCACCACTATTCGGCTGCCGGATAAAGACAGCATTGAATTTAAATGGCTAATTTTGTTTTTTCTGCAAATGGAAGAGGAATCATTGGGAAATAAAATATTTTCCGACGTGCAGGATTGGATCACATCACGAACATCAGTAAGCATCCATCATGAAGTTCACTTTTTTTGGTTAGGAAATGCGATTCTTACAGAGGATTGTCATACGAATCTCCCAGTCCAATTGAAAAAAATTTCATGA
- a CDS encoding aldo/keto reductase family protein, giving the protein MDMDVPAFIYGTAWKEKRTSELVELALTAGFRGIDTANQRKHYYEEGVGYALQQSYKKSGISRDDIFLQSKFTYAHGQDHRKPYDDTASLTTQVQQSFANSLEHLNTDYLNSYILHGPYYQYHFSDEDKEVWSKMESLHKDGKVKHLGISNVSYEQLTELLSFASVKPKFVQNRCFARLLWDKQIRNHCQANGIIYQGFSLLTANQYELRHPELENLSKKYEKSIEQIIFRFSQQVGMLPLTGTSNADHMKADLAINQFRLNDDEINFIENIAFTS; this is encoded by the coding sequence ATTAACTGCAGGATTTCGAGGTATTGATACTGCAAACCAAAGAAAACACTATTATGAAGAAGGTGTTGGCTATGCCTTGCAACAATCCTATAAAAAATCAGGCATCTCACGTGATGATATTTTTTTACAATCCAAGTTCACCTATGCTCATGGCCAGGATCATCGCAAACCTTACGATGATACAGCAAGCCTGACTACCCAAGTCCAGCAATCCTTTGCAAACAGCCTTGAACATTTAAATACTGATTATTTGAACTCCTATATTTTACATGGCCCTTATTATCAATATCACTTTTCCGATGAAGATAAAGAAGTCTGGAGCAAAATGGAATCTCTGCATAAAGATGGGAAAGTAAAGCACCTGGGCATATCCAATGTGAGTTATGAACAATTAACCGAGCTCCTTTCGTTTGCTTCGGTAAAACCCAAGTTTGTTCAAAACAGATGTTTTGCCCGGCTATTATGGGATAAACAAATTCGCAACCATTGCCAGGCTAATGGAATTATTTATCAGGGGTTTTCTCTGTTAACGGCCAATCAATATGAATTAAGACATCCTGAACTTGAGAACCTCAGCAAAAAATACGAGAAATCGATTGAGCAAATCATTTTTAGATTTTCACAACAGGTAGGAATGTTGCCTTTAACTGGCACTTCAAACGCAGATCACATGAAAGCAGATCTGGCTATTAATCAATTCAGACTCAATGATGATGAAATCAACTTCATTGAAAACATTGCCTTTACCTCATGA